In Candidatus Bathyarchaeota archaeon, the sequence GCCAGAGCACATTGCCATTATTTTAGACGGTAATAGACGTTGGGCCTCTGAGCAGATGCTCAAATCGTGGATGGGTCACAAACACGGAGCTGAACGAGTTAGCCAGTTGCTTGATTGGTGTTTGGATCTAGGTGTAAGATGTGTGACTTTGTATTCATTTTCGACTAAGAATTTCGCACGGGAGCCACGAGAGGTTGAGGAGATTCTACGTCTTACTGAGGAAAAGTTACGGGAGATTTTGACTGATGAACGCATTCATAAGAATAAGATTCGAGTAAAAGTTATTGGACGAGTTGAACTCCTGCCGAAAAAGCTGCAAGAGTTAATTCGGGAAGTTGAGAAGGCCACACAAGTATACGACAAACAGTTCTTGACCATAGCCTTGGCTTATGGAGGACGAGCCGAGATAGTGGATGCCGCCAAGAAAATCGCCGAGAAGGTAAAGCAAGGAGAGTTATCAGTGGAGAAGATCAACGAAGACACATTTGAGAAATTCTTGTATACAGCCTACATGCCAAGACCTGATCCGGATTTAATTATTAGGACTAGCGGAGAGGAGCGGCTAAGTGGGTTTCTGCTGTGGCAAAGTGCCTACAGCGAGCTGTGTTTTCTAGATATGTTTTGGCCGGATTTTCGGAGAATTGATTTATTGCGGGCAGTGAGAACTTATCAACGGCGTAAACGTAGATTTGGAAAGTAAATCACGTTCGTGCTCTTGCTTTTCTTCTTTTTTGTGTTTTCTTTATAACTAGCTCTATTTGCTCGATGGCAGTGCCTAAATATTTCTGCGGGTTAAGAGCGTCACTAATCTCTGTTTCTGTTAAGAACTTCCGTGTTTTTCCGCTCTCAGCTAAGGCTTCTTTGAAGTGACGGCTTTCTAATTCGCTCTTGATTGTCAGCTTTCTTAGAAGTTCATGGGCTTCTTGGCGGTTCATTCCCTTCTTTACAAGCGCCGTCATGACAGCCTCAGACATTGCCCGTCCCTGTGTAATCTTCAAATTCCGCCTCATTCGTTCTTTGTCAACTCGCAGGTTGTCTAGAACATTGATTATTAGGAACAACATGTGATCAACTAGAATGCACGCTTCCGGGATCACGAAGCGTTCAGCTGAAGACTGTGTCAAATCCCGTTCATGCCAGGTTACAACGTTTTCAAGTGAAGGCGAAACTAAGCCTCTCAAAACTTTCGCCAATCCACAAACCGTTTCACAAGTTTCTGGGTTACGTTTATGCGACATTGCAGAGCTTCCCACCTGTTTCTCATATTCAAAAGCCTCAAACAACTCCGCAATTTCCGGTCGCTGCAGTTCACGAATTTCTGTAGCTATGTTGTCTAATGAAGAAGCAATTAAAGCTAAAAGACAAATAAATTCGCCATGGCGATCACGCTGCACAATCTGTGTGGAAATGTCAGCGTGTTTTATGTCCAATTTTTTCATCACAAGTTTCTGAATCTCCATGGCATGTCGACCCAAACCTGCTTGAGTTCCCACGGCACCCGTCATTTTCCCAACGAGCAAACGCTCACGACATTGCCCCAATCGCTGGATGTTTCTAGCGTTTTCTCGCGTCCAAACTGCAAATTTAAAGCCTAAAGTTGTTGGTAAGGCGTGTTGACCATGTGTCCTCCCAATCATAATTGTTCTCTTAAACTTGCTGGCTTTTTTCATCAAAATCTGCTCCAAACTGTCCAATTTCTGTTCGATAAGCTTCACAGCGTCTTTTAGCAGAAGAGCGTTTGCGGTGTCAACGATGTCATAGCTTGTTGCACCTAGATGAACATAGGCGCCGCTTGAGCCACATTGCTCAGCTAAAGCCCTGACAATTGAAGCAACGTCATGTTTAATCTCGCGTTCGATAGCTTTGACCCGTTTCAGCTTAACGTATCGTGTTGATGCTTTCTTCATAATTATTTCTGCGTCTTTTTGCGGGACATTCCCAACTTCGGCATGTGCCCATGCAAGAGCAGCTTCAACATCTAACATTCGCTTAAGCTTGCTTTCTTCTTCAAAAATCTCTCTCATTTCTTTGGTTCCATAGCGCATCGTATCTATAGGGAGAATTGGCATTCATCTACCCCCTAAACATGTTAATGCAATACTGCTTTAAAGATTAACTTTTTACCATTTGCCTCTACCTTTAAAGTGGAGAAAAAGTGAATGGGTGCTTTGATTGCTGCTGTAGACAAAAAAGGCACAAACATTTCTGATGTAGTTGTTACAATGCTTGAGGTGCTAATGCACCGAGGTTCCGATGCCTTTGGGGTTGCTTCGCCCCACAAAGTAGTGATAAAGAACACTGTGGAAGAGCTACGGAAAGAAGACATGAACTCGAACATTTTAGTAGGTTATAATTTTGCCAAAATCTTGTCCAGAGATAAAGCTCAACCTGTCCAAAACCGAGATTTCACTTTGGCTTTTGATGGTCGCTTGTTTCCTGCTCCTTCGAAAAGTGAAGTAGACTATTTGCTTGGAAAGCTCGAGGATATTGAAAACAAAGGGATGTACCTTATTCGAAGCCTTAATGGTGACTACGTTTTTGCGATAGCAAGAGATGGAGAAATCGTAGTCGGGCGGGATGCGGTTGGAGCATGTCCACTTTATTTCGGTGAAAACGAAAACATTTGTGCCGTAGCTTCGGAACGCAAAGCCCTATGGAAAATAGGTATAACGAAGACTAATTCGTTTCCACCTGGAAAGTTGGCTGTAATCAATGAGAAAGGTTTCCGTTTTGAAATCGCTAAAATCATAACTCAACCGCCTTCGCAAAAATCAGACATGGAAACTGCTGCTCAACAGCTCAAACAAATCTTGTTTCAATCAACAAAAGAGCGTATTTCAAACGTTAAAGAGGTTGCAGTGGCTTTTTCTGGAGGCATCGACAGCAGCATAGTCGCTTTTTTGACCAAACTATGTCATGTTGATGTCCATTTAGTCTATGTGGCGTTAGAGCAACAGAAGGAAACTGCTTTTGCGGAGCGTGCTGCAACAGCTTTAGGCATCCCACTTCACATTGTCACATATTCTATAAGCGATGTAGAAGAAATCTTGCCAAAAGTTCTATGGCTAATTGAAGAACCCAACCCAGTAAACGCTAGTATTGCAACATCTATTTTTTGGGTTGCTGAACAATCAGCTGAACTTGGCTTCAACGTCTTAATGGCTGGGCAGGGCGGAGACGAGCTTTTCGGTGGATATCACCGCTACCTTGAAGACTATGCCAGACACGGTTTAGTTGGTTTGCAGGAAAAGCTCTATCAAGACGTAGTTTCACTCCATGAGTCAAATCTCGAAAGAGACAACAAAGTGTGCTCCTTTCATAACGTGGAGTTAAGGATGCCCTTCATTGACTGGGAGGTAATTCAGCTCGCCTTAAGCCTTCCCGCAAACTTTAAGATTGCTTCATCAAAAGACACTCTACGTAAAAAGGTTCTGAGACGGACAGCTAAAAAGCTTGGAATTCCCAGAATCATTACTAAAAAAACCAAAAAAGCCATCCAATATACAACAGG encodes:
- the uppS gene encoding di-trans,poly-cis-decaprenylcistransferase — protein: MLKGILSAIGAYKIYERWLWHQVKGGKMPEHIAIILDGNRRWASEQMLKSWMGHKHGAERVSQLLDWCLDLGVRCVTLYSFSTKNFAREPREVEEILRLTEEKLREILTDERIHKNKIRVKVIGRVELLPKKLQELIREVEKATQVYDKQFLTIALAYGGRAEIVDAAKKIAEKVKQGELSVEKINEDTFEKFLYTAYMPRPDPDLIIRTSGEERLSGFLLWQSAYSELCFLDMFWPDFRRIDLLRAVRTYQRRKRRFGK
- a CDS encoding asparagine synthetase B; translation: MGALIAAVDKKGTNISDVVVTMLEVLMHRGSDAFGVASPHKVVIKNTVEELRKEDMNSNILVGYNFAKILSRDKAQPVQNRDFTLAFDGRLFPAPSKSEVDYLLGKLEDIENKGMYLIRSLNGDYVFAIARDGEIVVGRDAVGACPLYFGENENICAVASERKALWKIGITKTNSFPPGKLAVINEKGFRFEIAKIITQPPSQKSDMETAAQQLKQILFQSTKERISNVKEVAVAFSGGIDSSIVAFLTKLCHVDVHLVYVALEQQKETAFAERAATALGIPLHIVTYSISDVEEILPKVLWLIEEPNPVNASIATSIFWVAEQSAELGFNVLMAGQGGDELFGGYHRYLEDYARHGLVGLQEKLYQDVVSLHESNLERDNKVCSFHNVELRMPFIDWEVIQLALSLPANFKIASSKDTLRKKVLRRTAKKLGIPRIITKKTKKAIQYTTGVNQAMRKLAKKEGLTLRKYVEETFLKTYKMLE
- a CDS encoding adenylosuccinate lyase codes for the protein MPILPIDTMRYGTKEMREIFEEESKLKRMLDVEAALAWAHAEVGNVPQKDAEIIMKKASTRYVKLKRVKAIEREIKHDVASIVRALAEQCGSSGAYVHLGATSYDIVDTANALLLKDAVKLIEQKLDSLEQILMKKASKFKRTIMIGRTHGQHALPTTLGFKFAVWTRENARNIQRLGQCRERLLVGKMTGAVGTQAGLGRHAMEIQKLVMKKLDIKHADISTQIVQRDRHGEFICLLALIASSLDNIATEIRELQRPEIAELFEAFEYEKQVGSSAMSHKRNPETCETVCGLAKVLRGLVSPSLENVVTWHERDLTQSSAERFVIPEACILVDHMLFLIINVLDNLRVDKERMRRNLKITQGRAMSEAVMTALVKKGMNRQEAHELLRKLTIKSELESRHFKEALAESGKTRKFLTETEISDALNPQKYLGTAIEQIELVIKKTQKRRKARART